One Acidobacteriota bacterium genomic window carries:
- the miaB gene encoding tRNA (N6-isopentenyl adenosine(37)-C2)-methylthiotransferase MiaB, whose amino-acid sequence MRAHIVTFGCQMNEYDTHAIQSELAGIGYSFVEDFRDADLVLVNTCAVRGKPVEKAQTLLGELRKQKHLRGGNLTIGLMGCLAQLPEGQRLGKKFNVDIMLGPGAITEIVPAIERGKFQSFEFKSELQFYSPPPPTGAVTANLTIMRGCNHRCTYCIVPTTRGDEVSRPVEDILNEARSLKDAGVAEVTLLGQNVNSYGLDIGTGIRRKRLAGFPSFAELLRMVGHVGIPRVRFVTSHPINFDDEIIEAIADTPAACRYIHLPVQSGSNRVLKRMAREYTREFYLERVHKIRELLPDATITTDLIAGFPGETDEDFEDTLALYREVEYDAAYMFIYSEREGTPAQKHFDDIPKAVKTARLGKLVELQKELSFKQNQKWVGREVEVLVKGAAEEEGFVQGHTRGNHVAMIEGMLDPGIHQVMVIHATPNRLYCRPMGEAGQLQSKARRPLSLPVLQSPMLS is encoded by the coding sequence ATGCGCGCGCACATTGTTACCTTCGGTTGTCAGATGAATGAATACGATACCCACGCGATTCAATCGGAACTCGCCGGTATCGGTTATTCGTTTGTCGAAGACTTTCGCGATGCCGACTTAGTCCTGGTCAATACCTGCGCGGTGCGCGGCAAACCGGTTGAAAAAGCGCAAACCCTGCTTGGCGAACTGCGCAAACAAAAACATCTGCGCGGCGGAAATCTCACCATCGGACTGATGGGCTGTCTTGCGCAACTGCCGGAAGGTCAGCGCCTGGGCAAAAAGTTCAACGTTGACATTATGCTTGGACCCGGCGCGATTACCGAAATCGTTCCCGCCATCGAACGCGGCAAATTCCAATCCTTCGAGTTCAAAAGTGAATTGCAGTTTTATTCGCCGCCGCCGCCAACCGGCGCAGTCACCGCGAATCTTACGATTATGCGCGGCTGCAATCATCGTTGTACCTATTGCATCGTGCCGACGACACGCGGCGATGAAGTTTCGCGTCCGGTTGAAGACATTTTAAACGAAGCGCGTTCGCTCAAAGATGCGGGCGTCGCGGAAGTCACCTTGCTCGGGCAAAACGTCAATTCTTATGGTCTGGACATCGGCACGGGCATACGCCGCAAACGGCTTGCAGGCTTTCCGTCATTTGCCGAACTGCTGAGAATGGTCGGACACGTCGGCATTCCGCGCGTGCGCTTCGTCACGTCGCATCCGATTAATTTCGATGATGAAATTATCGAAGCCATCGCCGATACGCCTGCCGCTTGTCGTTATATTCACCTGCCCGTGCAATCGGGTTCCAATCGCGTTTTAAAACGCATGGCGCGCGAATACACGCGGGAGTTTTACCTTGAACGGGTTCACAAAATTCGTGAACTGTTGCCCGACGCGACGATTACCACAGACCTCATCGCAGGCTTTCCCGGTGAAACCGACGAAGATTTTGAAGACACGCTCGCGCTTTACCGAGAAGTCGAATACGATGCGGCTTATATGTTCATCTATTCGGAACGCGAAGGCACCCCCGCGCAAAAACATTTCGACGATATTCCCAAAGCGGTGAAGACCGCGCGCCTCGGCAAACTCGTCGAACTGCAAAAAGAGCTGTCATTCAAGCAGAATCAAAAATGGGTCGGGCGCGAAGTTGAAGTGCTGGTCAAAGGCGCTGCCGAAGAGGAAGGTTTCGTGCAAGGGCACACGCGCGGCAATCATGTGGCGATGATTGAAGGCATGCTTGACCCTGGCATTCATCAGGTGATGGTGATTCACGCCACGCCCAATCGTTTGTATTGCCGTCCAATGGGAGAAGCCGGTCAACTGCAATCCAAGGCGCGACGCCCCCTCAGTTTGCCGGTTCTGCAATCGCCGATGCTTTCTTAG